A portion of the Lolium rigidum isolate FL_2022 chromosome 1, APGP_CSIRO_Lrig_0.1, whole genome shotgun sequence genome contains these proteins:
- the LOC124691471 gene encoding T-complex protein 1 subunit gamma → MALHAPVLVLKDSLKRESGAKVHKGNIQAAKAVSDIIRTTLGPRSMLKMLLDASGGIVVTNDGNAILREIDIAHPAAKSMIELSRTQDEEVGDGTTSVIILAGEMLHVAEAFIEKNYHPTVICRAYTRALEDALAVLDKIAMPVDVNDRVAMLGLVKSSIGTKFTGQFGDLIADLAIDATTTAGVDLGQGMREVDIKKYIKVEKIPGGQLEDSKVLKGVMFNKDVVAPGKMKRKIVNPRIILLDCPVEYKKGENQTNAELMKEEDWQLLLELEEEYIKNLCAQILKFKPDLVVTEKGLSDLAIHYLSKAGVSAIRRLRKTDNNRIAKACGAVIVNRPEELQESDVGTRAGLFEVKKIGDEYFSSIIDCQDPKACTVLLRGASKDVLNEVERNLQDAMSVARNILKNPKLLPGGGAAELTVSATLKQKSSSVEGVEKWPYEAAALAFEAIPRTLLQNCGLNVIRMMTQLQGKHANGENPWVGIDGRSGDIVDMKERKIWDSYSVKAQTFKTAVESACMLLRIDDIVSGIKKKQAPGGGGPKQPQIETEGDADTEQMIPE, encoded by the exons ATGGCGTTGCACGCCCCCGTCCTCGTCCTGA AGGACTCGTTGAAGAGGGAATCCGGCGCCAAGGTTCACAAAGGCAACATCCAGGCCGCCAAG GCTGTGTCAGACATCATTCGCACTACATTGGGCCCTAGGTCCATGTTGAAGATGCTCCTGGATGCCAGTGGAG GTATTGTGGTTACTAATGATGGCAATGCTATATTGCGGGAAATAGACATTGCACATCCTGCTGCTAAG TCTATGATTGAGCTAAGCCGCACACAGGATGAAGAAGTTGGAGATGGCACAACGTCTGTCATTATTCTTG CTGGTGAGATGCTCCATGTTGCAGAGGCGTTTATTGAAAAGAACTACCATCCCACTGTCATTTGCCGAG CATACACCAGAGCTCTGGAGGATGCTCTAGCTGTCCTTGACAAAATTGCAATGCCTGTTGATGTGAATGACC GTGTGGCAATGCTAGGGCTGGTGAAGAGCTCCATTGGTACAAAATTCACTGGTCAGTTTGGTGACCTAATTGCT GACCTTGCTATAGATGCTACTACAACAGCAGGTGTTGACCTAGGTCAAGGCATGCGTGAAGTTGATATCAAGAAATATATCAAAGTAGAGAAGATTCCTGGTGGCCAGTTGGAGGATTCAAAGGTTCTTAAAGGAGTCATGTTCAATAAAGATGTTGTGGCTCCTGGAAAAATGAAAAGGAAGATAGTAAACCCACGCATCATCCTTCTGGACTGCCCTGTTGAGTACAAGAAAGGAGAAAATCAGACAAATGCTGAGTTGATGAAGGAAGAAGATTG GCAGCTTCTGCTAGAGCTGGAGGAAGAATACATAAAGAATCTTTGTGCGCAAATCTTGAAATTCAAGCCTGACTTGGTTGTTACAGAGAAAGGTCTCAGTGACCTTGCTATTCATTATTTGAGCAAGGCTGGTGTTAGTGCAATCCGTAGACTTAGGAAGACTGACAACAACAGGATTGCTAAGGCTTGTGGTGCAGTTATAGTGAACAGGCCAGAGGAGCTTCAAGAATCGGATGTGGGAACACGAGCTGGCCTCTTTGAGGTTAAGAAGATTGGTGATGAATACTTTTCCTCCATTATTGACTGCCAAGATCCTAAAGCATGCACTGTTCTATTGAGGGGAGCAAGCAAGGATGTCTTGAACGAGGTGGAGAGAAACCTTCAG GATGCAATGTCTGTTGCAAGGAACATTTTGAAAAACCCAAAACTTCTACCTGGAGGTGGTGCTGCTGAATTGACTGTATCGGCAACACTAAAGCAAAAGAGTTCTTCAGTTGAAGGTGTAGAAAAG TGGCCTTATGAAGCTGCTGCTTTAGCATTCGAAGCAATCCCAAGAACTCTACTTCAAAATTGTGGTTTGAATGTTATCAGGATGATGACACAACTCCAAGGAAAG CATGCGAATGGTGAAAATCCCTGGGTTGGCATTGATGGAAGGTCTGGTGATATTGTTGACATGAAAGAGCGGAAG ATCTGGGATTCGTACAGTGTGAAGGCACAGACATTCAAGACAGCTGTCGAGTCAGCTTGCATGCTTCTAAGGATTGACGACATTGTCAGTGGAATCAAGAAGAAGCAGGCTCCAGGAGGCGGTGGCCCCAAGCAACCTCAGATCGAAACGGAGGGAGATGCTGACACTGAACAGATGATCCCAGAGTAG